The following coding sequences lie in one Cydia fagiglandana chromosome 27, ilCydFagi1.1, whole genome shotgun sequence genomic window:
- the LOC134677778 gene encoding uncharacterized protein LOC134677778: MAVGKIAPFDMDKDCWDLYVERLEQYFIANTVSESVKVATLITVVGRDAYELMVNLCTPARPATKTFDQLKAIMKSHLQPKPSVLAERFKFRQRRQASDESIAEYVAALKKMSMTCNFGADSLQDNLRDQFVCGLSKDVIRQRLFAEEEITFEKAFKLAVTIDSAETESAVMEKRVDNHGGSTGVYQVASSWGRGSHGNGGAAGGRKVTGATRGGAGAGRGASGRGGRHGPGAAGAGRGRGAYGSAAGCKTCGGSHDSNTCKFKAYVCRVCNRDGHLKRMCPRLREEQLFALYDGGADGQVAFKEVFEDGLGRFTGGKVGFALREGARPVFLRARPLPYALREPVERALDQLVRDGIITPVPTSDWATPVVPEQKKAQQIASSEVIPIRLDSLQFRVITASTTAGEPEPVTSNSELRAAAVNAPPLPVAPAAPPTLPVPVEGPKPIRSRKPVKRYGFDFD; this comes from the exons ATGGCAGTCGGAAAGATAGCACCTTTCGATATGGACAAAGATTGTTGGGACTTATACGTGGAGCGTTTGGAACAATATTTTATAGCGAATACAGTGAGTGAATCGGTTAAAGTGGCTACTTTAATTACGGTGGTAGGCAGGGACGCGTATGAACTTATGGTTAATTTGTGTACGCCGGCCCGCCCGGCAACAAAGACTTTTGATCAGTTGAAGGCCATCATGAAATCGCACTTGCAACCTAAACCTAGTGTATTAGCAGAAAGGTTCAAATTCCGACAACGACGCCAAGCAAGTGATGAAAGCATAGCGGAGTATGTCGCGgcgttaaaaaaaatgtcaatgACTTGCAATTTTGGCGCGGACTCATTGCAAGACAATTTAAGGGACCAATTTGTTTGCGGTTTATCGAAGGATGTTATACGACAGCGACTATTCGCAGAGGAGGAAATCACGTTCGAGAAAGCATTCAAATTAGCCGTAACGATAGATTCGGCCGAGACGGAATCGGCGGTTATGGAAAAGCGAGTAGACAACCATGGAGGAAGTACGGGTGTCTACCAGGTGGCCTCGAGCTGGGGGCGAGGGAGCCACGGTAACGGTGGAGCCGCCGGGGGACGGAAGGTCACGGGGGCTACGCGAGGCGGGGCAGGCGCCGGGCGCGGCGCGAGCGGCCGCGGCGGACGACACGGGCCGGGCGCCGCGGGCGCCGGTCGGGGGCGCGGCGCGTACGGCAGCGCAGCTGGCTGCAAGACGTGCGGCGGCAGTCATGACTCCAACACGTGCAAATTTAAGGCGTACGTGTGTCGGGTGTGCAACCGAGATGGACATCTGAAGAGGATGTGTCCGAGACTACGCGAGGAACAGCTGTTCGCGTTGTATGACGGAGGCGCGGACGGGCAGGTGGC GTTTAAAGAAGTATTTGAAGACGGTTTGGGGCGGTTCACGGGCGGCAAGGTCGGCTTCGCACTGCGCGAGGGGGCGCGTCCGGTGTTTCTGCGCGCGCGCCCGCTGCCGTACGCGCTGCGCGAGCCGGTGGAGCGCGCGCTCGATCAGCTGGTGCGCGACGGCATCATCACGCCCGTGCCCACCTCCGACTGGGCCACGCCAGTCGTACCG GAACAAAAGAAAGCCCAGCAAATTGCGTCCTCAGAGGTTATCCCCATCCGGTTAGACTCCCTCCAATTCCGCGTCATAACTGCCA GTACGACGGCGGGAGAACCAGAACCGGTAACAAGCAATTCGGAGTTAAGGGCCGCGGCCGTGAATGCTCCACCGTTGCCGGTTGCACCGGCCGCGCCCCCTACATTGCCGGTTCCCGTGGAGGGCCCCAAACCGATCCGCAGTAGGAAACCCGTTAAAAGGTACGGGTTCGACTTCGATTAG